The DNA window CGTGATCGTAAGATACGTGTTCTTCAACAAGTCCATCATCCGCTTGCGCACACTGTTTATGGGTGTGTGCGGCGGTATCATGCTCAGTTTGTATCTTGCTTCGATGTATCTCATTTTGAGTATCGAACTCATAGAAGGATTTTGGCAAACTGCCTTTGTTTATGGACTTATTGTCTATGTGTTTTCAGCTTTCGGGATGTCGGTTGCAGATCTGATCATCTTGCAATCTGAAGTTCGACAATTGCGTAAAGAGGAAGAAAGCGACGATGCTCAGTGACCGGGATTTCTTCGTAACAGAGCCTGCCGAAGGGGACTTGCTAAACTCTCTGTTTGAAGACGATCATCCCCTATACATAGAGATAGGATCCGGAAAAGGGGAGTTTATTTCCCGCTACCCCATCAGCCACCCTGAATGGAACTTCATCGGTATGGAGATGAGCGAAAAACGCATCCGCAATTGTTTGAAAAAGCTCTCCGTGCAGGCAAATCCTAATGTTCGCCTGGTACGCAAGTTTGTAGATGCCAGCCTTACTCAGCTTTTTAAAGCCTCCAGCATTAGCGGCATCTTTATCCAGCATCCTGATCCCTGGCCCAAACGCAGACATCACCGGCGACGCCTGATCCAGCAAGACCTACTGAACGCCATGGCTCATATATTGATCCCCGGAGCGCAGGTACAGATATCAACTGACCACAGTGAATATGCATCCTGGATTGTGGAGGAGTTCTTGCAAAATCCTCACTACACCTCTTTGCAGGACGATCCCATCCAATTGCATCCCAATCTGGACGAGCATATTGTTACCTGGTTTGAAGAAGAACAGCGTAAGCATGGGTACCACCCCTATTTTATGCTTTTCGAACGCATTTGAGGTAGATATGGATTACACATTCAGTTCAAATAAACAAGTAAACAAGACTCTGAATCTGGTAGTACAAATAATCACAGACATGGCTGAAGACCAGATCAGGCACATTCAGCAGCTCACGCGAATTGGCCAGTCTCTTTCCAGCGAGACCGATCTGGACAAGATCTTTGAGATGATTCTGGATGAAGGTATTGCCTTTACCAGAGCGGACGCTGCCACCATCTACAAGGTAAGCGAAGACGCGCGCTTTTTGGAGTTTGAGCTGGTGTATAATGCAACGCTGAATATGCGTCAAGGAGGCTCAAACGATCCCATTCGCTGGAATCCGGTTCCCCTTTATGACGCCGATGGCAACAAAGTGATTTCTCACATAGTTTCAGCAGTATATCACAATAAACATAGCCTTTGTTTCGATGATGTGTATCAGGCAACGGAATACGACATCAGCGGAACCTTGATGAGCGATAAAAGGAACAATTACCGCTGCAAAGCTATGCTTACCATTCCGTTGAAAGACCATGAAGACACCGTGCTCGGAGTAATTCAATTCATTAACCCCCTGGATGACGAGAATGAGATCATCAGCTTCAGCCCAGAACACAAGACCATGCTCTCCTCCCTATCGTCCCAGGCAGCTATTGCGCTTTCCAATCGCAAACTAATCGCCAGTTTGGAAGACCTCTTGATGCAATTTATGCGCTCTATCGCAGGAGCTATTGAGAAGAAGAGTAAGTACAGCTCCGATCACATCACTCGCGTTGCCTTACTCACAGACATGATTGCCGAAAAGATAAATATCGCAGACAGCGGTCCTTTTGCCCAAATCCATTTCAGCGAAGACCAACTGAAAGAGATCTCGATGGCAGGCTGGATGCACGACATCGGCAAGATCATCACCCCAGAATTTGTGATGGATAAGAGTTGCAAGCTGGAACGGATTATGGATGGCTTTGCCTTGGTTCAAGCTCGTGCCTTCCATCTCAGAACTCTTATCAAATACCTCGAACTGAAGCTTAGCAAGCAAGACTTTGCCTGCTTTGTGCAAGATAAACTGGGCTGCGTGGAGCAAGATCCCATTAGTTACATCGATGAGGCAATCGAGTTTATCCGCAAGCTGAATATCGGGGGCGAGTTTGTGCCCGATCCTGTAATAGCACGCATGGAAGCCCTTGCTGAAATCAACTTTGAATACGAAGGTGAACATTATTATCTCCTGGATGAAACCGATAAGAAAAACCTCAGCATCCGCCGCGGTACTCTGAATTCCGAAGAAATCCAGATCATGCGTGCACATGTATCAGTTACCTGGGATATGTTGTCCCAACTAAGCTTCCCAAAGAAGTATAGCAATGTTGCATACTATGCGGCTACTCACCATGAAGCTTTGAACGGAAAAGGCTATCCCCAAGGCCTGGAGGCTTTGAAACTGCCCCTACAATCTCGTATGATTGCCATTGCAGATATCTTTGAAGCGCTCACTTCTGCAGACAGACCCTACAAAAAAGCCAAAACCCTTTCCGAATCCCTCACCATCATGGCCTTCATGGTGAAGGACGGCCATTTGGATGCTGACCTGGTGGATTTCTTTTTGGATAGCGGGCTATATCTGGAATTTGCCAAGGACAGGATGCACTCTTCCCAGATAGATGACGTAAACATTGCAGCCATCAAGAGCAAATACCATCTTGGCTGACACTCCCCTATATCTGGCTCCCCTAGCAGGCTACACAGACCGTGCCTTTCGCGAGCTCTGTAAAGACTGGCAGGCTGACTATCTGCTTAGCGAGATGGTGAGTGCAGACGGTTTGATTCGCGACCAGAAGAGAACCCTTGCTTTTGTGCTGTTTTCAGATAAAGAACGCCCTTACGGTGTACAGATATTTGGCTCGAATCCTTTGGTGATGGCACGAGCAGCCGAAGCCTTACTGCCCTATAAGCCGGATTTCATCGATATAAATATGGGCTGCCCGGTAAAGAAAGTAGTAAAGAGAGGAGCGGGTTCGGCTCTGATGCAAGCCCCCACTCAGGCATCAGAGATTGTGAAAGCTGTTAAGTCCGTCACTCAGGGACAGCTCCCCCTTAGCGTCAAGTTTCGTAGCGGATGGGATTCCAGCAACATCAATTACATGGATTTTGGTCTTTTAATGCAGGAAAGCGGAGCCGATATCCTCTGCCTTCACCCGCGTACAAGCAAACAGATGTTTTCCGGTCTGAGTAACTGGGAACATATCAAAAATTTAAAACAAGCCCTTAGCATTCCGCTAATCGGGAATGGCGACATAGACAGCCCTGAGAGTGCCAAACAGATGATAGAGGATACCCATTGCGATGCCATCATGATCGGCCGCGGTGCTTTGGGACGCCCATGGCTCTTTGCTCAGATCAAGGAATACCTGCGCTACGGCGAGTATAGTCCCATCACAAAGGACAAGCTACTGGATACTGCCCTGCGCCATATTGACAATGCCCTTGCTTACAAGGAAGAACACCTGGTGGTTCGCGAAATGCGCTCGCAATTGTGTCACTATATCAAAGCCGCACCCGGAAGCAAGGAGATAAGAGAAAGAATCAACCATGCTCAAAGCGTTTTAGAGCTAAAAGAGCATTTAAGCAGGTGGCTGCGGATTTAGTTAATCGCCATTTTGTCCTGCCTTGGAACCAGATAAATCCAGTTCCAATTGATCGTAATCATTTTCACAATCCAGCTTGCCCACTCCCAAGCCTAATAGCCGTACTTTTCGGGAAGCGTCCCAATTTGCTATCAGTAACTGTTCTGCAAAGCTATAGATTATCTCCTTATCGTTGCTCGGTTCCGGCAAAGTGCTGCTCCGGGTTATCAGTTCGAAATTTGCATACTTAATCTTTAAGGTAAGACTAGTGCCCTGGATATTCTTATAGCACATTCTGCTGGAGAGTTTATCTGCCAGAGCCCGGATTTTGATGAGCAGTTCATCCAAATTGCCGATATCTTCATAATAGGTGTTCTCACAACTGATGGACTTTGGTTCCCAATAGGTTACTACATCGCGGTCATCGATGCCCCTCACCACATTGTAGTAGAAATGACCGGCCTTACCAAAGTGTTTGACAAGATCCCTAAGACTGCGATCATACAGGTCTTTTCCAGTATTGATCCCCATTTTCCGCATACGGGCAGCCGTCACTTTCCCGATCCCATGGAATTTGCCGATGGGTAACGCAAATAGGATATCCTGGGCATTTTCTGGGGTGATGATCGCCAATCCATCGGGCTTGTTCAGATCCGAGCCGATCTTGGCTAAAAACTTGTTGAAAGAAACTCCAGCACTGCAACTGAGACGGGTTTGCTTCTTCACTTCATCCTTGATCATGCGCGCAATCTTTACCGGATCAGCTTCGCCCATTTTATTCTGAGTAACATCCAGATAAGCTTCATCTAGGCTCATCGGCTCCACCATGTCCGTCCAGGAATGGAATACCTCGCGAATCTGTTTTGAAATCTCGCCATAAAGCTTGAAATGGCTATGCACAAACACTGCCTGAGGACACAGTTTCCAGGCCTGAAACGAAGACATCCCGCTATGAACATCATATTTCCGCGCTTCGTAGGAACAAGTGGACACAACTCCCCTGCTGTGAGGCGAACCGCCCACAATCACGCATTTACCTTTCAGAGATGGATTTTCACGTATCTCTATGGCGGCAAAATAGGCATCCATATCGATGTGAATGATCTTTTTCACGAGAACAAATGAGCGTTGACCACGAAAAAAGTCAAGTATAAAGGGATTCCCGGATTGTTACGTGGCACAATTCTGACAACTGCCAACAAGGCAATACTGCATTCACTTCGGACTGCTCTTGCGAACCATACCCTGAATCTCATTGAGTGCCGAAGTAGATATAAAGGCGTTATAAAGCTGTCGTCACTCGATGATCACTCGATTATATGTACTTCAAAACCGGATGGAGCACAGAGAGAAGATAGTTACTGTACACGCAGCTCTTCAAAATATCATTTATATCGGTTAACCTACTGAATTCCTTTTTTTTTACGCATATTCTATTTGACATCTGTGTAGTACATTGTATCTTATGTTGTATAATATGCAGAGATATTGATATCAGATGTATCAAAAACCCAAAAAAAAGGAAAAACAAGTGATGAGCAGAAGAATGACGTTGCTTCGACTCCTGTTTTCATTAATTATTGTATTTATGCTCTTTGTCTCTGCCTGCGACAAAGACAACAAGAAAAAACCCACAATCCCAAGCATGGATTTCGGTGTTGTGGCAGGTACCGTTTACTCCC is part of the Candidatus Cloacimonadota bacterium genome and encodes:
- the trmB gene encoding tRNA (guanosine(46)-N7)-methyltransferase TrmB, translating into MLSDRDFFVTEPAEGDLLNSLFEDDHPLYIEIGSGKGEFISRYPISHPEWNFIGMEMSEKRIRNCLKKLSVQANPNVRLVRKFVDASLTQLFKASSISGIFIQHPDPWPKRRHHRRRLIQQDLLNAMAHILIPGAQVQISTDHSEYASWIVEEFLQNPHYTSLQDDPIQLHPNLDEHIVTWFEEEQRKHGYHPYFMLFERI
- a CDS encoding GAF domain-containing protein; amino-acid sequence: MDYTFSSNKQVNKTLNLVVQIITDMAEDQIRHIQQLTRIGQSLSSETDLDKIFEMILDEGIAFTRADAATIYKVSEDARFLEFELVYNATLNMRQGGSNDPIRWNPVPLYDADGNKVISHIVSAVYHNKHSLCFDDVYQATEYDISGTLMSDKRNNYRCKAMLTIPLKDHEDTVLGVIQFINPLDDENEIISFSPEHKTMLSSLSSQAAIALSNRKLIASLEDLLMQFMRSIAGAIEKKSKYSSDHITRVALLTDMIAEKINIADSGPFAQIHFSEDQLKEISMAGWMHDIGKIITPEFVMDKSCKLERIMDGFALVQARAFHLRTLIKYLELKLSKQDFACFVQDKLGCVEQDPISYIDEAIEFIRKLNIGGEFVPDPVIARMEALAEINFEYEGEHYYLLDETDKKNLSIRRGTLNSEEIQIMRAHVSVTWDMLSQLSFPKKYSNVAYYAATHHEALNGKGYPQGLEALKLPLQSRMIAIADIFEALTSADRPYKKAKTLSESLTIMAFMVKDGHLDADLVDFFLDSGLYLEFAKDRMHSSQIDDVNIAAIKSKYHLG
- the dusB gene encoding tRNA dihydrouridine synthase DusB, producing the protein MADTPLYLAPLAGYTDRAFRELCKDWQADYLLSEMVSADGLIRDQKRTLAFVLFSDKERPYGVQIFGSNPLVMARAAEALLPYKPDFIDINMGCPVKKVVKRGAGSALMQAPTQASEIVKAVKSVTQGQLPLSVKFRSGWDSSNINYMDFGLLMQESGADILCLHPRTSKQMFSGLSNWEHIKNLKQALSIPLIGNGDIDSPESAKQMIEDTHCDAIMIGRGALGRPWLFAQIKEYLRYGEYSPITKDKLLDTALRHIDNALAYKEEHLVVREMRSQLCHYIKAAPGSKEIRERINHAQSVLELKEHLSRWLRI
- the dinB gene encoding DNA polymerase IV — translated: MKKIIHIDMDAYFAAIEIRENPSLKGKCVIVGGSPHSRGVVSTCSYEARKYDVHSGMSSFQAWKLCPQAVFVHSHFKLYGEISKQIREVFHSWTDMVEPMSLDEAYLDVTQNKMGEADPVKIARMIKDEVKKQTRLSCSAGVSFNKFLAKIGSDLNKPDGLAIITPENAQDILFALPIGKFHGIGKVTAARMRKMGINTGKDLYDRSLRDLVKHFGKAGHFYYNVVRGIDDRDVVTYWEPKSISCENTYYEDIGNLDELLIKIRALADKLSSRMCYKNIQGTSLTLKIKYANFELITRSSTLPEPSNDKEIIYSFAEQLLIANWDASRKVRLLGLGVGKLDCENDYDQLELDLSGSKAGQNGD